From the Manihot esculenta cultivar AM560-2 chromosome 3, M.esculenta_v8, whole genome shotgun sequence genome, one window contains:
- the LOC110611133 gene encoding putative F-box protein At1g49610 isoform X2 — translation MKDAAKTNILSRRWRYLWTFFTGTLDFDASLTLEELRFPLGSGNLNSLREERLRFVRWVDQVLGLHQALTVDGLRIIFDVGYECDVDNWVKFALDKKVQKLELDFTDLRMADYSELYAFPSHLFENSNPSSLTALHLKRVNVTGGTLECLLSHCPFLEVLSVKNSSSLLSLNIWGPTLKLKYLEIWGCRNFEKLEISAVNLLSFSYRGPEVVHFKHVPQLLELSVAGSFFKVVVDKLFKHLSFLSQLKTLNLHFTGPLKLIMTGPQQFPELNNLKYLELKVSLLEFGDLFLLAPLLRASPSLHKLTLLICYAEMSSGDLQTLIDEHTYHCLKVVEFIGFVGSTAEVEFLLHLSKNSVSLEKMIIDPCRPYPLGELFKSRSQILKSKFRETKEYLLAKERAIELQQKLPSDLEIVVL, via the exons ATGAAAGATGCAGCAAAAACTAACATCCTCTCCAGAAGATGGAGATACTTGTGGACATTCTTTACTGGTACTTTAGATTTTGATGCATCACTTACTTTAGAAGAATTAAGATTTCCCCTTGGTTCAGGTAATCTAAATTCCCTCCGAGAAGAAAGGCTACGTTTTGTTAGATGGGTTGATCAAGTTCTGGGATTACATCAGGCTCTAACAGTGGATGGATTAAGAATTATATTTGATGTTGGCTATGAATGTGATGTAGACAATTGGGTCAAATTTGCTCTGGATAAGAAGGTTCAAAAACTTGAGTTGGATTTTACTGATTTAAGAATGGCTGATTACTCTGAGCTCTACGCTTTTCCTTCCCACTTGTTTGAAAATTCAAACCCAAGTTCCCTAACAGCACTGCATTTGAAGCGTGTAAATGTGACTGGAGGTACTCTTGAGTGTCTGCTATCTCATTGTCCATTTCTTGAAGTGTTAAGCGTGAAGAATTCATCATCTCTATTAAGTTTGAACATTTGGGGTCCAACACTAAAGCTGAAGTATTTAGAGATATGGGGCTGCAGAAATTTTGAAAAACTGGAGATTTCTGCAGtaaatttattatcattttcaTATCGTGGGCCTGAAGTTGTTCATTTTAAGCATGTTCCTCAGCTTCTTGAACTCAGTGTTGCAGGGAGTTTCTTTAAAGTCGTTGTTGATAAACTTTTCAAGCACTTGAGTTTTCTGTCTCAATTAAAGACACTTAACTTGCATTTCACTGGTCCTCTT AAGCTTATTATGACAGGCCCACAGCAATTTCCCGAATTAAATAATCTCAAATATTTGGAATTGAAAGTTTCACTTCTAGAGTTTGGGGACCTCTTTTTACTCGCTCCTCTACTAAGAGCATCTCCTTCACTGCATAAACTTACCTTGTTG ATATGTTATGCAGAGATGTCATCTGGAGACTTACAGACTTTAATAGATGAGCATACATATCATTGCCTCAAGGTGGTAGAGTTTATTGGGTTTGTTGGAAGCACAGCTGAAGTTGAATTTCTCCTGCATTTATCCAAGAATTCAGTGTCCCTTGAGAAGATGATCATCGATCCTTGTCGACCATATCCTTTAGGCGAACTATTCAAGTCTAGATCTCAAATATTGAAGTCAAAGTTCAGGGAAACAAAGGAGTATCTATTGGCTAAAGAGCGTGCCATTGAACTCCAGCAAAAACTACCTTCTGATCTTGAAATTGTGGTGCTGTAG
- the LOC110611133 gene encoding putative FBD-associated F-box protein At5g56700 isoform X1, whose product MPKPSSSSSNFAMKKCYRQENNVDADCSCCHLKEKQEETDAEDQISRLPNDVLVLILSHLPMKDAAKTNILSRRWRYLWTFFTGTLDFDASLTLEELRFPLGSGNLNSLREERLRFVRWVDQVLGLHQALTVDGLRIIFDVGYECDVDNWVKFALDKKVQKLELDFTDLRMADYSELYAFPSHLFENSNPSSLTALHLKRVNVTGGTLECLLSHCPFLEVLSVKNSSSLLSLNIWGPTLKLKYLEIWGCRNFEKLEISAVNLLSFSYRGPEVVHFKHVPQLLELSVAGSFFKVVVDKLFKHLSFLSQLKTLNLHFTGPLKLIMTGPQQFPELNNLKYLELKVSLLEFGDLFLLAPLLRASPSLHKLTLLICYAEMSSGDLQTLIDEHTYHCLKVVEFIGFVGSTAEVEFLLHLSKNSVSLEKMIIDPCRPYPLGELFKSRSQILKSKFRETKEYLLAKERAIELQQKLPSDLEIVVL is encoded by the exons TGTTACAGACAAGAGAATAACGTTGATGCAGATTGTTCCTGTTGCCACTTAAAAGAGAAACAAGAAGAAACTGATGCAGAAGATCAAATTAGTCGGTTGCCCAACGATGTACTTGTGTTAATTCTGTCTCATTTGCCTATGAAAGATGCAGCAAAAACTAACATCCTCTCCAGAAGATGGAGATACTTGTGGACATTCTTTACTGGTACTTTAGATTTTGATGCATCACTTACTTTAGAAGAATTAAGATTTCCCCTTGGTTCAGGTAATCTAAATTCCCTCCGAGAAGAAAGGCTACGTTTTGTTAGATGGGTTGATCAAGTTCTGGGATTACATCAGGCTCTAACAGTGGATGGATTAAGAATTATATTTGATGTTGGCTATGAATGTGATGTAGACAATTGGGTCAAATTTGCTCTGGATAAGAAGGTTCAAAAACTTGAGTTGGATTTTACTGATTTAAGAATGGCTGATTACTCTGAGCTCTACGCTTTTCCTTCCCACTTGTTTGAAAATTCAAACCCAAGTTCCCTAACAGCACTGCATTTGAAGCGTGTAAATGTGACTGGAGGTACTCTTGAGTGTCTGCTATCTCATTGTCCATTTCTTGAAGTGTTAAGCGTGAAGAATTCATCATCTCTATTAAGTTTGAACATTTGGGGTCCAACACTAAAGCTGAAGTATTTAGAGATATGGGGCTGCAGAAATTTTGAAAAACTGGAGATTTCTGCAGtaaatttattatcattttcaTATCGTGGGCCTGAAGTTGTTCATTTTAAGCATGTTCCTCAGCTTCTTGAACTCAGTGTTGCAGGGAGTTTCTTTAAAGTCGTTGTTGATAAACTTTTCAAGCACTTGAGTTTTCTGTCTCAATTAAAGACACTTAACTTGCATTTCACTGGTCCTCTT AAGCTTATTATGACAGGCCCACAGCAATTTCCCGAATTAAATAATCTCAAATATTTGGAATTGAAAGTTTCACTTCTAGAGTTTGGGGACCTCTTTTTACTCGCTCCTCTACTAAGAGCATCTCCTTCACTGCATAAACTTACCTTGTTG ATATGTTATGCAGAGATGTCATCTGGAGACTTACAGACTTTAATAGATGAGCATACATATCATTGCCTCAAGGTGGTAGAGTTTATTGGGTTTGTTGGAAGCACAGCTGAAGTTGAATTTCTCCTGCATTTATCCAAGAATTCAGTGTCCCTTGAGAAGATGATCATCGATCCTTGTCGACCATATCCTTTAGGCGAACTATTCAAGTCTAGATCTCAAATATTGAAGTCAAAGTTCAGGGAAACAAAGGAGTATCTATTGGCTAAAGAGCGTGCCATTGAACTCCAGCAAAAACTACCTTCTGATCTTGAAATTGTGGTGCTGTAG
- the LOC110611132 gene encoding putative pectinesterase/pectinesterase inhibitor 28: MSNGYDQAEESAKKKKKIAVIGVSSIILVAMVVAVAVGVNGSSSEESGATGEISTSSKSIVAICQPTDYRETCETSLSKAASNTSDPQKLVQAGFQAAIDSLNEAIKKSETLQEVAKDPMAKQALDDCKELMDDAIDDLKTSFKEVGDFDASKLHEYVDNLKIWLSATITYQQTCLDGFENTTGPAGQKMKEILTLSSQLTSNGLAMVSGLADIIRDLNLAEFTGRRLLNDKGLPSWVTTEKQRLLAETAATIKADITVAQDGSGQFKTINEAVKNIPKKSNTTFVVYIKEGIYEEQVTISRSMTHVMMIGDGANKTKITGSLSYAGGVQTFKTATVSISGNHFIAKDIGFENSAGAIGHQAVALKVQSDMSIFYNCQMDGYQDTLYSHTYRQFYRDCTITGTIDFIFGDAAAVYQNCKLVVRKPLESQRCIITAQGRNNSREATGFVIQNCTISADPAYFRLRFRNAAYLGRPWRQFSRTIIMQSEIDDLIHPEGWMPWMGSVGLDTCSYSEFENRGPGADTTKRVTWKGIKKVTPEEAADFTAAKFIDGDLWIPATGVPYTPGMIKE, encoded by the exons ATGAGTAATGGGTATGATCAAGccgaagaatcagcaaaaaagaagaaaaagattgCCGTTATTGGCGTCTCATCAATTATCCTGGTTGCTATGGTAGTTGCAGTGGCGGTTGGGGTCAATGGTAGTTCCTCTGAAGAATCCGGCGCTACTGGCGAGATATCCACCTCCTCCAAGTCCATCGTGGCTATTTGCCAACCAACAGATTATAGAGAAACCTGCGAGACAAGTCTTAGCAAAGCTGCAAGTAACACCAGCGACCCTCAAAAGCTTGTTCAGGCAGGTTTCCAGGCTGCCATTGATTCTCTTAATGAAGCCATCAAGAAGTCCGAAACGTTGCAAGAAGTTGCAAAAGACCCAATGGCGAAGCAGGCTCTTGATGATTGCAAAGAGCTAATGGATGATGCAATTGATGATCTGAAGACTTCTTTTAAAGAGGTTGGAGATTTTGATGCAAGTAAACTGCATGAGTACGTGGATAACCTCAAAATTTGGCTCAGTGCCACCATAACTTACCAGCAAACTTGCTTGGATGGATTCGAGAACACCACTGGTCCTGCTGGGCAGAAAATGAAGGAAATCTTGACCCTTTCTAGCCAACTTACTAGTAATGGACTTGCTATGGTCTCTGGCCTCGCTGATATCATCAGGGATTTGAACCTTGCAGAATTCACAGGCCGTAGGCTCTTAAATGACAAAGGTTTACCTTCATGGGTGACAACAGAAAAGCAGAGACTCCTCGCCGAAACTGCAGCAACAATCAAGGCTGATATTACTGTTGCTCAGGATGGAAGTGGCCAGTTCAAGACTATTAATGAAGCTGTCAAGAATATCCCCAAGAAGAGCAACACAACCTTTGTTGTCTACATCAAGGAAGGAATCTACGAGGAGCAAGTCACCATCTCAAGGAGCATGACCCATGTCATGATGATCGGAGATGGTGCTAATAAGACAAAGATCACCGGAAGTCTCAGCTATGCTGGTGGCGTCCAGACATTCAAAACAGCAACAGTCT CGATCAGTGGAAACCACTTCATTGCCAAGGACATTGGATTTGAGAACTCTGCAGGAGCCATTGGACACCAAGCCGTAGCACTGAAGGTACAATCTGATATGTCTATCTTCTATAATTGCCAAATGGATGGCTACCAAGACACCCTTTATTCCCACACCTACCGCCAATTCTATCGTGACTGCACTATCACCGGCACCATTGATTTCATCTTCGGTGACGCAGCCGCCGTTTACCAGAATTGCAAACTTGTGGTTAGGAAGCCATTAGAAAGCCAGAGATGCATCATAACTGCTCAAGGAAGGAATAACTCACGTGAAGCCACTGGTTTCGTCATCCAAAACTGCACCATCTCAGCCGACCCAGCCTACTTCCGTCTGCGATTCCGCAACGCAGCCTATCTTGGTCGTCCATGGAGGCAGTTCTCAAGGACCATTATCATGCAGTCTGAAATTGATGATTTGATCCACCCAGAGGGTTGGATGCCATGGATGGGTAGCGTTGGTCTCGACACTTGCTCTTACTCTGAGTTCGAAAATAGAGGACCTGGTGCTGATACCACCAAAAGAGTGACATGGAAGGGTATCAAGAAGGTCACTCCAGAGGAAGCTGCGGATTTCACCGCCGCTAAATTCATCGATGGAGACCTTTGGATTCCGGCCACAGGCGTTCCTTATACTCCTGGCATGATCAAGGAATAG